Proteins co-encoded in one Chitinophagales bacterium genomic window:
- a CDS encoding ATP-grasp domain-containing protein, translated as MKKKKILFLGAAAFQLPPIQYALNQGYRVITADNNPDNPCHQFAETAYSVSTTDRESILQIAQKEEIDGIMTFASDVSMPTVAYVAEKLNLPAPNYETTLVLTNKALFRQFLQNEGLQTQFFQNFEAYEKQVALAYIRLAKLPIIIKPVDRSGSRGVGIVQILEEAEKRVEEAFEVSIKKEIIVEQYIEKQGRQICGDGYMEDGKLAFVAFGDGHFYTDERFMAPYAETFPSEHSPSLLKMTAQKLEQILQRVGYDQGPFNLDVLITKAGEIFVNEIGPRCGGNYIPILIQLRYGVDLVAAAVEGCLTANYKLSIPKFFSPKYHYASYMIHSLQSGDLKGIQLDNSLKDKIHAHHPYIGKTDKISAFHQAGAAIGNLIFRFDSEREMHQMMDTINDLVKVMVE; from the coding sequence ATGAAAAAGAAAAAAATCCTGTTTTTAGGTGCAGCCGCATTTCAGCTTCCTCCCATTCAATACGCACTGAATCAAGGATATAGGGTCATTACTGCCGACAACAATCCTGACAATCCCTGTCATCAATTTGCAGAAACTGCCTACTCTGTCAGCACAACCGATCGAGAAAGCATTTTACAAATCGCTCAAAAGGAAGAAATAGATGGCATCATGACCTTTGCCTCAGATGTGTCTATGCCTACGGTAGCCTATGTTGCAGAAAAATTGAATCTCCCCGCACCCAATTACGAAACTACTTTGGTGCTTACCAACAAAGCACTTTTTCGTCAATTTCTGCAAAACGAAGGGCTGCAAACCCAGTTTTTTCAAAATTTTGAAGCCTACGAAAAACAGGTGGCACTTGCTTACATACGCTTGGCAAAGTTGCCTATAATTATCAAACCTGTGGATCGGTCGGGCAGTCGAGGAGTGGGGATAGTTCAAATATTGGAGGAAGCCGAAAAACGGGTAGAAGAAGCTTTTGAAGTGTCTATCAAAAAGGAAATCATTGTAGAGCAGTACATCGAAAAGCAGGGAAGACAGATCTGTGGGGATGGATACATGGAGGACGGTAAACTGGCTTTTGTTGCTTTTGGTGATGGACATTTCTACACGGATGAACGCTTTATGGCTCCTTATGCCGAAACATTTCCGAGTGAGCATTCGCCTTCATTGCTGAAAATGACAGCGCAAAAATTGGAGCAAATTCTTCAAAGGGTAGGTTACGACCAAGGCCCTTTTAATTTGGATGTATTGATTACAAAAGCGGGTGAAATATTTGTCAATGAAATTGGGCCTCGTTGTGGAGGCAATTATATCCCTATTTTGATTCAACTGAGGTATGGTGTAGATTTGGTGGCAGCAGCAGTTGAAGGTTGTTTGACTGCGAATTACAAATTATCAATTCCTAAATTTTTTTCTCCGAAATATCATTATGCTTCTTATATGATTCACAGTTTGCAGTCAGGAGATTTGAAGGGAATACAGTTAGACAACAGCTTGAAAGACAAGATTCATGCCCATCATCCTTATATTGGTAAGACAGATAAAATTAGTGCTTTTCACCAAGCAGGTGCTGCAATTGGCAATTTGATTTTTCGATTTGACAGCGAGCGTGAAATGCACCAGATGATGGATACTATCAATGATTTGGTGAAGGTCATGGTGGAATAG
- a CDS encoding potassium channel protein, translated as MSFFSLIRKKKFADYIREGFIAVVLLVSVLVLGTVGFMLIEGYTFIEAFYMSIITFSTVGYTEVRPLSDIGRVFASMLILVNIGVFAYVLSVLTAYVIEGNFQEMWQDYNIEQKINALNNHIIICGYGKYGAEVAAHFIHQKMPFVVVELEESVTKDMRLLKDFLFVEGDATNDDIMEEVGIRRASALITTLPDDAENVYVVLSARQLNPGLKIISRANSPKAERKLLKAGADRAITPEKIGGFYMATLVGKPDLVEFFQMVSNEQSSQISFEEIDISDMDTGRPMKTIRELMIRQKTGASIVGVKKKDGEYLINPSPDTVLLPGMHLIVLGSKEQMDNFKDYWSDFTADDRNLER; from the coding sequence TTGAGTTTTTTTAGTCTTATACGTAAGAAAAAATTTGCAGATTATATTCGGGAAGGCTTCATTGCTGTCGTCCTGCTGGTGTCGGTATTGGTGCTGGGGACGGTTGGTTTTATGCTGATAGAAGGATATACCTTTATTGAAGCATTTTATATGTCGATAATTACGTTTTCAACAGTCGGTTATACCGAAGTTAGACCGCTATCGGATATAGGAAGGGTGTTTGCGTCTATGTTGATTTTGGTTAATATTGGCGTGTTTGCGTATGTGCTTTCGGTGCTTACGGCTTATGTTATTGAAGGAAATTTTCAGGAAATGTGGCAAGATTACAATATCGAACAAAAGATAAATGCACTTAATAACCACATTATTATATGTGGCTACGGCAAGTATGGGGCAGAGGTGGCGGCTCACTTTATTCACCAAAAAATGCCTTTTGTGGTCGTAGAATTGGAGGAGTCGGTTACGAAAGACATGCGACTGCTCAAGGATTTTTTGTTTGTGGAAGGTGATGCAACAAACGATGATATCATGGAAGAGGTGGGGATTCGAAGGGCGAGTGCTTTGATTACTACTTTGCCTGATGATGCCGAAAATGTGTATGTGGTTTTGTCGGCGCGTCAGTTGAATCCTGGCTTGAAGATCATTAGCCGAGCGAATAGTCCTAAGGCGGAGCGAAAACTGCTGAAGGCGGGGGCAGATCGGGCGATTACCCCCGAGAAAATTGGAGGTTTCTACATGGCTACGCTGGTGGGGAAACCTGATTTGGTGGAGTTTTTTCAGATGGTGTCGAATGAACAGTCGAGTCAGATTAGTTTTGAGGAGATTGACATTTCGGACATGGATACGGGGCGACCGATGAAGACGATTCGGGAACTGATGATTCGGCAAAAAACGGGGGCGAGCATTGTGGGGGTGAAAAAAAAGGATGGGGAATACCTTATCAATCCTTCGCCTGATACGGTGTTGTTGCCTGGTATGCACCTGATTGTGTTGGGAAGTAAAGAGCAGATGGACAATTTTAAGGATTATTGGAGTGATTTTACGGCAGATGATAGAAATCTGGAGAGATAA
- a CDS encoding Maf family protein → MKAAKIFPIFVTANHQPQSFGASYPITNIQYPTMYVLASKSPRRQQLLQEAGLPFRIITQSTDESYDPTLSTREIVSYIAAQKAKAVFSQIEDHETIISADTIVCLGSTIFGKPKDEADAFRIIRALSGRVHEVMTGICLLSKEKEHCFVESTKVYFGELTDDQIHYYIQHYQPFDKAGAYAIQEWIGMVGIEKIEGDYFNVVGLPVCRLFKELKKF, encoded by the coding sequence ATGAAAGCCGCAAAAATTTTCCCTATTTTTGTCACTGCCAATCACCAACCCCAAAGTTTCGGGGCAAGTTATCCAATCACCAATATCCAATATCCAACAATGTACGTCCTTGCCTCCAAATCTCCACGTCGTCAGCAACTGCTTCAAGAAGCGGGTTTGCCCTTTCGCATCATCACCCAATCCACCGATGAAAGTTATGACCCAACGCTTAGTACCCGTGAGATTGTGTCGTACATTGCAGCCCAAAAAGCCAAGGCTGTTTTCTCACAAATCGAAGACCACGAAACCATTATCAGTGCAGACACCATTGTTTGTCTGGGCTCCACCATTTTTGGGAAACCCAAGGATGAAGCAGATGCTTTTCGCATCATTCGGGCATTGAGTGGGAGGGTGCATGAGGTGATGACTGGAATTTGTTTGTTATCGAAGGAAAAAGAACACTGTTTTGTGGAAAGCACCAAAGTGTATTTTGGAGAACTGACCGATGATCAAATTCACTACTACATCCAACACTACCAACCCTTTGACAAAGCAGGTGCCTATGCCATTCAAGAATGGATTGGAATGGTGGGTATCGAAAAAATTGAAGGGGATTACTTCAATGTGGTGGGTTTGCCTGTTTGTCGGCTTTTCAAAGAATTGAAGAAATTTTGA
- a CDS encoding HupE/UreJ family protein: MKKRYLQYCPLVFLLLCLSYPSIAHEIRPAYLEINQNTDSTDLYQITWKVPLIGDKTPKITPLFPDGFELIQTTDNFLPDAYIRHYIGNYERSLNGKNISIEGLELTLVDVLVQINLANQTSYSLLLQPDKPQEIIPIEPNVWEVVQLYTGLGIEHILLGIDHLLFVLCLLLLVQSLGALVKTITAFTVAHSITLALASMGWVHVPQAPIEAVIALSIVFLAREYLYFREGKNSLTAQYPWLVAFVFGLLHGFGFAGALSAIGFPQQNIPLALLTFNVGVEIGQLMFIGVCVVILGIWLKMGIELPRWAWKIVPYGIGTMAAFWLIERILAF; encoded by the coding sequence CTTACCTCGAAATCAATCAAAATACTGATTCGACAGACCTTTACCAAATTACTTGGAAAGTTCCTCTGATTGGGGACAAAACTCCAAAAATTACCCCACTATTTCCCGATGGTTTTGAACTAATTCAAACGACTGACAACTTTTTGCCTGATGCCTATATTCGACACTATATAGGGAATTATGAACGCTCTTTGAATGGGAAGAACATTTCTATTGAAGGTTTGGAATTGACCTTAGTGGATGTGTTGGTACAAATCAATTTGGCGAATCAGACTTCTTATTCGTTGCTTTTGCAGCCAGATAAGCCGCAGGAAATCATACCGATAGAGCCGAATGTGTGGGAAGTAGTGCAACTGTACACAGGTTTGGGTATTGAGCATATTTTGTTAGGAATTGACCATCTGCTTTTTGTGTTGTGTTTGCTGCTGCTGGTGCAAAGTTTGGGTGCATTGGTCAAAACGATTACCGCTTTCACGGTTGCTCACAGTATCACTTTGGCATTGGCTTCAATGGGTTGGGTGCATGTTCCGCAAGCACCTATTGAGGCGGTGATTGCGCTGAGTATTGTGTTTTTGGCGAGGGAATACTTGTATTTTCGTGAGGGAAAAAACAGTTTGACAGCACAATATCCGTGGTTGGTGGCGTTTGTATTTGGATTATTGCATGGATTTGGTTTTGCAGGGGCATTGTCTGCCATCGGTTTTCCGCAGCAAAATATTCCTCTGGCCTTGTTGACCTTCAATGTCGGGGTGGAAATTGGCCAGTTAATGTTTATTGGAGTCTGTGTAGTGATTTTAGGGATCTGGCTGAAAATGGGTATAGAACTTCCTCGGTGGGCATGGAAAATTGTGCCTTATGGGATTGGAACTATGGCGGCTTTTTGGTTGATAGAAAGAATCTTGGCTTTTTGA
- a CDS encoding oligopeptide transporter, OPT family, giving the protein MNENHKPYIKPQTVLPEITIKGVILGVILSAVLAAANTYLGLFAGLTVAASIPAAVMSMAILRIFRNSNILENNAVQTAASAGESLAAGVIFTFPALILMGYWADFDYFETAAIALCGGVLGVLFTIPLRNALIVKQGLKFPEGIATAEVLKSGTEGGNFIKFLLAGGLMGALLKLCEQGFRLWEGILEKATVLGNKGYAYFGMNTSPALVAVGYIVGIRISSLVFLGGAITWWIAAPLYIAIFGYDGTVNELVAAGKLASAEGVSAVAVGGSLWSYKLRYLGVGAMLVGGLWALVGIRHALIDAAKEAMKAFRKKEDNTMVLRTERDIPMHYVLIGILVMIVPIFLIYQREINITSVTLFMSVVMVIAGFLFSAVAGYMAGLVGSSNNPISGVTIATVFTSSLLLLLLMGTDSAKGPAAAILIGAVVCCAAAIAGDNMQDLKSGYLLGATPFKQQIMQFIGVVAAALTIPFVLSQLNQAYGFGPKTVTRPDALAAPQATLMQSVADGVFGGNLPWVIVSLGALLGVLVIVADVVQERRGSDFRLPVLAVAVGLYLPFELDSAIMLGGIIAWLVSRYHANRQAAMDYEEFETKEQNSNQAGLLFASGLITGEALIGIAIAIPVAQSGDSRVMALLEHPLNDWIGFGLVLGVSAILYVVTTMVFQVSSRE; this is encoded by the coding sequence ATGAACGAAAACCACAAACCTTATATCAAACCCCAAACGGTTCTACCTGAAATTACCATTAAAGGTGTGATTTTGGGAGTCATTTTGTCGGCAGTGTTGGCGGCTGCTAATACTTATTTGGGCTTGTTTGCAGGACTTACGGTAGCGGCTTCTATTCCTGCTGCGGTGATGTCTATGGCGATTCTGCGTATTTTTAGAAACTCCAATATTTTAGAAAACAATGCAGTACAAACGGCTGCTTCGGCAGGTGAGTCATTGGCTGCGGGGGTAATTTTCACTTTTCCTGCCTTAATTTTGATGGGCTACTGGGCGGATTTTGACTATTTCGAAACGGCTGCGATTGCGCTTTGTGGAGGGGTTTTGGGGGTTTTGTTTACCATTCCTCTGAGAAATGCGCTGATTGTGAAGCAGGGATTGAAGTTCCCTGAAGGGATTGCTACGGCGGAGGTATTGAAGTCGGGTACAGAGGGCGGTAATTTCATCAAGTTTTTATTGGCGGGTGGTTTGATGGGAGCATTGTTGAAGTTGTGTGAACAGGGTTTTCGGTTGTGGGAAGGTATTTTGGAGAAGGCAACTGTGCTTGGAAACAAAGGATATGCTTATTTTGGAATGAATACTTCCCCGGCTTTGGTAGCGGTTGGATATATTGTGGGGATTCGCATTTCGAGTTTGGTATTTTTGGGTGGAGCGATTACTTGGTGGATTGCAGCACCTTTGTATATTGCGATTTTTGGTTATGATGGAACGGTGAATGAGTTGGTTGCAGCAGGTAAATTGGCCTCAGCGGAGGGCGTTTCGGCGGTGGCAGTTGGTGGCTCACTTTGGAGTTATAAGCTGCGGTACTTGGGGGTCGGAGCGATGTTGGTGGGTGGTCTGTGGGCTTTGGTGGGTATTCGCCATGCCTTGATAGATGCGGCGAAGGAGGCGATGAAGGCGTTTCGCAAAAAGGAGGACAACACAATGGTACTGCGAACGGAACGGGATATTCCGATGCATTATGTGTTGATTGGTATTTTGGTGATGATTGTACCGATTTTTTTGATTTACCAAAGAGAAATCAATATAACTTCTGTCACCTTGTTTATGTCGGTGGTGATGGTCATTGCAGGTTTTTTGTTTTCGGCTGTGGCGGGGTATATGGCTGGTTTGGTGGGTAGTTCTAACAATCCTATCTCGGGTGTTACGATTGCAACTGTTTTTACTTCTTCATTACTACTGCTCTTGTTGATGGGAACGGATTCGGCAAAGGGACCTGCGGCAGCAATATTGATTGGAGCAGTGGTGTGTTGTGCGGCTGCTATTGCAGGAGACAATATGCAGGATTTGAAGTCGGGTTATCTTTTGGGGGCAACGCCTTTCAAACAACAGATTATGCAGTTTATTGGTGTGGTGGCGGCGGCTTTGACGATTCCTTTTGTGTTGTCACAATTGAATCAGGCCTATGGTTTTGGACCTAAAACGGTAACTAGACCCGATGCTTTGGCGGCACCTCAAGCGACTTTGATGCAAAGTGTGGCGGATGGTGTTTTTGGAGGTAATTTGCCGTGGGTAATTGTATCGTTGGGGGCTTTGTTGGGGGTGTTGGTGATTGTGGCGGATGTGGTTCAAGAACGTCGTGGTTCGGATTTTCGTTTGCCTGTACTGGCAGTTGCAGTGGGTTTGTATTTGCCTTTTGAGTTGGATAGTGCTATCATGTTGGGTGGTATTATTGCTTGGTTGGTAAGCCGCTATCATGCGAATCGTCAGGCTGCAATGGATTATGAGGAGTTTGAGACTAAGGAGCAAAATAGCAATCAGGCGGGTTTGTTGTTTGCTTCGGGTTTGATTACGGGGGAGGCATTGATTGGTATTGCGATTGCGATTCCTGTGGCACAGTCTGGTGATTCGAGGGTGATGGCTTTGTTGGAACATCCCTTGAATGATTGGATTGGTTTTGGGCTGGTCTTAGGTGTTTCGGCGATTTTGTATGTGGTGACAACGATGGTGTTTCAGGTTTCTTCGAGGGAGTGA